In one window of Juglans regia cultivar Chandler chromosome 3, Walnut 2.0, whole genome shotgun sequence DNA:
- the LOC109008134 gene encoding transcription elongation factor SPT6 homolog isoform X3: MGKAVVSDEEDEVEVEEEDERDPVHRDAARDVDEDEEDEDDEEGQDEYEKDGFIVDDVDEEEEQDEEEREDSDEERQKKKKRKKKENYTLDEDDYELLEDNNITIPRWKSKKFKRLKKAQGVSEEEPSGFSDEEEIFGSGKSGRTAEEKLKRSLFGDDEAAPLEDVAEEEEQAEEEDGDIGEEDEMADFIVDEEDEHRAPPKGGRRLKKGGNRRALGISSSALQEAHEIFGDVDELLQLRKQGLDSSEWRERRLEDEFEPIVLSEKYMTEKDDQIRERDAPERMQISEESTGSPPLDEVSIDEESTWIYSQLASGTVPLYGKRGRGTPKDGWDLSINKDDIMRFLDLLHVQKLDIPFIAMYRKEECLSLLKDPEQPEADDDDNQDRSDRTPTLKWHKVLWAIQDLDRKWLLLQKRKSALQSYYNKRFEEESRRVYDETRLNLNQQLFESIMKSLKAAESEREVDDVDSKFNLHFPSGEIGVDEGQYKRPKRKSLYSICGKAGLWEVASKFGYSSEQFGLQLSLEKMRNDELEDPKETPEEMASNFTCAMFETPQAVLKGARHMAAVEISCEPCVRKHVRSNFMDHALVSTCPTHDGLAAIDPFHQCAGVKWLREKPLSAFDDAQWLLIQKAEEEKLLQVTIKMSEEDLNKLTSDFNEYYLSDGVSKSAQLWNEQRKLILQDALFGFLLPSMEKEARSLLTNRAKNWLLVEYGNVLWSKVSVGPYQRKETDSSSYDEASPRVMACCWGPGKPATTFVMLDSSGEVLDVLYTGSLTLRSQNVNDQQRKKNDQERVLKFMMDHQPHVVVLGAVNLSCTRLKEDIYEIIFKMVEENPRDLGREMDGLSIVYGDESLPRLYENSRISSDQLPGQPGIVKRAAALGRYLQNPLAMVATLCGPGREILSWKLSSLENFLAPDEKYGIIEQVMVDLTNQVGLDINLAIGHEWLFGPLQFISGIGPRKAASMQRSMVRAGATFTRKDFVTVHGLGKKVFVNAVGFLRVRRSGLAAASSQFIDLLDDTRIHPESYGLAQELAKDVYDEDIRGEANDDDDALEMAIEHVRERPSILRVLDVDAYAKSKNRENKKETFYDIKRELMQGFQDWRKQYEEPSQDEEFYMISGETEETLAEGRIVQATVRRVQAQKAICVLESGLTGMLMKEDYSDEWRESPDLSDRLHEGDILTCKIKSIQKNRYQVFLVARESEMQNNRHQYVRNFDPYYHEDRSQLQSEQEKARKEKELAKKLFKPRMIVHPRFQNITLDEAKEFLSDKDPGESIISPSRHGPSHLTLTLKVYDGVYAHKDIVEGGKEHKDITSLLRIGKTLKIGEDTFEDLDEVMDRYVDPLVSHLKGMLSYRKFRKGTKAEVDELLRIEKLEYPMRIVYCFGISHEHPGTFILTYIRSTNPHHEYVGLYPKGFKFRKRMFEDIDRLVAYFQRHVDDPQSAQSLRSVAARVPMRSPATGGSSGASMGSGWGGSTNEDNWRGQSYDRDRSSTPGSRTGRNDHRNGSGRDGHPSGVPRPYGGRGRGRGSFNSTRGNNSSNERQDSGYDAPKWDSATKDGEDGWGNFPGAKIQNSPGREAFPGGWGNGGSDRGGSSSSWGGDGASGSDNGGWGNGNGGGRGNWSGAGANDAAPDNRSSGWGTTPKRSSSQSQAGNGWSGSGGGSGSGGGGW; encoded by the exons ATGGGAAAAGCCGTAGTTTCCGACGAAGAAG ATGAGGTCGAGGTCGAAGAGGAGGACGAAAGGGATCCCGTACATAGAGACGCAGCCCGCGATGTAGACGAAGACGAAGAGGATGAAGACGACG AAGAAGGGCAAGATGAATATGAGAAGGATGGATTTATAGTGGATGAcgttgatgaagaagaggaacaagatgaagaagagaggGAAGACAGTGACGAGGAgaggcagaagaagaagaaaaggaagaaaaa agagaattATACACTCGATGAAGATGATTATGAACTCCTTGAGGACAATAATATCACCATTCCCCGTTGGAAG AGCAAAAAGTTTAAGCGGCTGAAAAAAGCTCAGGGGGTTTCTGAGGAAGAGCCCTCTGGGTTCTCTGATGAGGAGGAAATTTTTGGAAGTGGTAAAAGTGGGCGGACTGCTGAGGAGAAGCTCAAGCGCAGTTTATTTGGCGACGATgaag CAGCTCCACTTGAGGACGTCGCTGAAGAGGAGGAACAAGCAGAAGAAGAGGATGGGGACATTGGTGAAGAGGATGAGATGGCAGATTTTATTGtggatgaagaagatgaacatAGAGCTCCTCCCAA AGGAGGCAGGCGGCTAAAGAAAGGAGGGAATAGAAGGGCACTGGGAATTTCCTCATCTGCTTTGCAGGAAGCTCATGAAATATTTGGTGATGTTGATGAACTCCTGCAGCTCCGTAAGCAAGGCTTAGATTCTAGTGAATGGAGGGAAAGGAGacttgaagatgaatttgaacCGATTGTTCTTTCTGAGAAGTATATGACAGAGAAGGATGACCAAATACGAGAGCGTGATGCCCCAGAGAGAATGCAG ATATCTGAGGAAAGTACGGGTTCACCTCCGTTAGATGAAGTTAGCATAGATGAAGAGAGCACCTGGATATACAGTCAACTCGCAAGTGGTACTGTACCTTTATATGGCAAGAGGGGCAGGGGGACACCTAAGGATGGGTGGGATCTTTCTATCAACAAGGATGACATCATGAGATTTTTGGACCTGCTGCATGTGCAGAAATTAGAT ATCCCCTTTATTGCTATGTATCGGAAGGAAGAGTGCCTAAGCCTATTGAAAGATCCTGAGCAACCTGaagctgatgatgatgataatcaGGATAGGAGTGATAGGACGCCCACGCTTAAGTGGCACAAG GTACTTTGGGCAATTCAAGACTTGGACAGAAAGTGGCTCCTACTTCAGAAGCGAAAGAGTGCCCTTCAGTCATACTATAATAAGCGGTTTGAGGAAGAATCTCGGCGTGTTTATGATGAAACAAGACTCAATTTAAATCAGCAACTTTTTGAATCAATCATGAAGTCACTCAAGGCGGCAGAGTCGGAAAGGGAGGTTGATGATGTTGATTCCAAGTTTAACTTGCATTTCCCGTCTGGCGAAATTGGTGTTGATGAAGGACAATACAAGAGGCCTAAGAGGAAATCCCTGTATAGCATTTGTGGGAAAGCTGGCCTATGGGAGGTTGCGAGCAAGTTTGGCTACAGTTCTGAGCAATTTGGATTGCAACTATCCTTAGAAAAGATG AGAAATGATGAGTTGGAGGATCCTAAGGAAACACCAGAGGAGATGGCATCAAACTTTACATGTGCCATGTTTGAGACACCTCAAGCTGTGCTTAAAGGGGCCAGGCACATG GCAGCTGTGGAAATCAGTTGTGAGCCATGCGTTAGGAAACATGTGCGTAGCAATTTTATGGATCATGCTCTGGTATCAACATGTCCAACACATGATGGCCTTGCGGCAATAGATCCTTTTCATCAGTGTGCTGGGGTAAAGTGGTTGCGGGAGAAGCCCTTGAGTGCATTTGATGATGCACAATGGCTCCTTATCCAGAAGGCTGAAGAGGAAAAGCTTCTTCAAGTTACTATTAAGATGTCAGAAGAAGACTTGAATAAGTTGACAAGTGACTTTAATGAGTACTATCTTAGTGATGGTGTTAGTAAATCTGCTCAACTGTGGAATGAGCAGAGAAAGTTGATATTGCAGGATGCACTTTTTGGGTTTCTTCTACCTTCGATGGAGAAAGAAGCAAGATCTTTGTTGACTAATAGAGCGAAAAATTGGTTACTTGTGGAGTATGGTAACGTTTTGTGGAGTAAAGTCTCAGTAGGGCCATATCAAAGGAAGGAAACTGATAGCAGTTCTTATGACGAAGCTTCCCCAAGAGTCATGGCTTGTTGTTGGGGTCCTGGAAAGCCGGCAACCACTTTTGTGATGTTAGATTCATCAGGGGAGGTGCTGGATGTGCTTTATACTGGATCCCTTACTTTGCGGTCCCAAAATGTTAATGACCAGCAGCGGAAGAAAAACGACCAGGAACGTGTATTAAAGTTCATGATGGATCATCAACCACATGTTGTTGTTTTAGGAGCTGTGAATTTGTCATGTACTCGCCTGAAGGAGGATATATATGAG ATTATTTTCAAGATGGTGGAGGAAAATCCCAGAGATCTTGGCCGTGAGATGGATGGGTTAAGCATTGTTTATGGTGATGAATCTCTACCTCGTCTATATGAAAACTCTCGGATTTCTTCTGATCAGCTACCTGGGCAACCAG GCATTGTTAAGCGAGCTGCTGCCCTTGGGCGATATTTACAAAATCCTTTGGCAATGGTTGCTACACTATGTGGACCAGGAAGGGAGATTTTATCATGGAAACTCAGTTCCCTAGAGAACTTTCTTGCCCCAGATGAGAAGTATGGAATTATTGAACAGGTTATGGTTGACTTAACAAACCAGGTGGGCCTTGACATTAATTTAGCCATTGGCCATGAATGGTTATTTGGTCCTTTACAGTTCATTTCTGGAATTGGGCCCAGAAAGGCCGCATCTATGCAGAGGTCCATGGTAAGAGCCGGGGCAACTTTTACCCGAAAGGACTTTGTCACTGTGCATGGACTTGGTAAAAAGGTGTTTGTCAATGCGGTTGGTTTTCTGCGTGTCCGGCGGAGTGGATTGGCTGCTGCTAGCTCCCAATTCATTGATTTGTTGGATGATACAAGAATACATCCAGAATCTTATGGGCTTGCACAAGAGTTGGCCAAAGATGTTTATGATGAGGACATAAGAGGTGAAGCAAATGATGACGATGATGCCTTGGAGATGGCAATAGAGCATGTTAGAGAAAGGCCTAGTATTTTGAGAGTCCTTGATGTTGATGCCTATGCTAAGAGCAAGAACCGTGAAAATAAGAAGGAAACATTCTATGATATTAAAAGGGAACTAATGCAGGGTTTTCAAGATTGGCGTAAGCAATATGAAGAGCCAAGTCAAGATGAGGAGTTTTATATGATTTCAGGTGAAACTGAGGAGACCCTTGCTGAGGGAAGAATTGTGCAAGCTACAGTCCGCAGGGTGCAAGCTCAGAAAGCAATTTGTGTGCTGGAATCTGGATTGACTGGGATGCTCATGAAGGAAGACTATTCAGATGAGTGGAGGGAGAGTCCTGATTTATCAGACAGGCTACATGAAGGTGACATTCTCACTTGCAAGATTAAGTCGATTCAGAAGAACAGGTATCAGGTCTTCCTAGTTGCTAGAGAGAGTGAGATGCAAAATAATCGACATCAGTATGTTAGGAACTTTGATCCCTATTATCATGAAGACCGGAGCCAGCTACAAAGTGAACAAGAAAAAGCTCGCAAAGAAAAGGAGCTAGCGAAGAAGCTATTTAAGCCAAGGATGATTGTTCATCCTCGTTTCCAGAATATAACCTTGGATGAAGCCAAGGAG TTCTTGTCTGACAAGGATCCTGGCGAAAGTATTATCAGTCCCAGTCGCCATGGGCCTTCACATCTGACTCTAACTCTCAAAGTTTATGACGGAGTTTATGCTCACAAGGACATAGTTGAAGGTGGAAAGGAGCACAAGGACATCACAAGCTTGCTTCGTATTGGGAAGACGTTGAAAATTGGGGAGGACACTTTTGAGGATTTGGATGAG GTAATGGATCGATATGTTGATCCTTTAGTGTCTCACTTGAAGGGAATGCTAAGTTACCGCAAGTTCAGAAAGGGAACAAAAGCGGAAGTTGATGAACTCCTCAGAATTGAGAAATTGGAGTATCCTATGAGAATAGTTTATTGTTTTGGCATCTCTCATGAGCATCCAGGCACATTCATTCTGACTTATATAAGAAGTACAAATCCGCACCATGAGTATGTTGGTCTATATCCAAAGGGATTCAAGTTTAGGAAAAGGATGTTCGAGGACATTGATCGGCTTGTGGCATACTTTCAGAGACATGTTGATGATCCTCAATCAGCGCAATCTCTCAGATCTGTCGCTGCTAGGGTGCCAATGCGAAGCCCTGCAACTGGGGGCTCTTCAGGGGCATCCATGGGTAGTGGATGGGGTGGTTCAACCAACGAGGATAATTGGAGAGGCCAGTCTTACGACAGGGATCGTTCTTCTACTCCTGGTTCAAGAACAG GACGTAATGATCATAGAAATGGCAGTGGCCGAGATGGACATCCGAGTGGGGTGCCAAGGCCATATGGTGGGCGTGGCCGTGGTCGAGGCTCATTCAACAGCACGAGAGGAAATAATTCCAGCAATGAGAGGCAGGATTCTGGTTATGATGCTCCTAAATGGGATTCGGCTACCAAGGATGGGGAAGATGGATGGGGCAATTTTCCAGGTgccaaaattcaaaactcacctgGCAGGGAGGCCTTCCCAGGTGGTTGGGGTAATGGTGGAAGCGACAGAGGAGGTAGTAGTAGTAGTTGGGGTGGGGATGGGGCTAGTGGCAGCGACAATGGTGGGTGGGGGAATGGAAATGGTGGTGGCAGAGGAAATTGGAGTGGTGCCGGTGCAAATGATGCCGCTCCTGATAACAGGAGTTCAGGGTGGGGAACTACTCCAAAGAGAAGTTCTTCGCAGTCCCAGGCTGGGAATGGATGGTCTGGAAGCGGTGGCGGCAGCGGCAGCGGCGGTGGTGGTTGGTGA